The Bos indicus x Bos taurus breed Angus x Brahman F1 hybrid chromosome 15, Bos_hybrid_MaternalHap_v2.0, whole genome shotgun sequence genome includes a window with the following:
- the FAM168A gene encoding protein FAM168A isoform X1, which produces MNPVYSPVQPGAPYGNPKNMAYTGYPTAYPAAAPAYNPSLYPTNSPSYAPEFQFLHSAYATLLMKQAWPQNSSSCGTEGTFHLPVDTGTENRTYQASSAAFRYTAGTPYKVPPTQSNTAPPPYSPSPNPYQTAMYPIRSAYPQQNLYAQGAYYTQPVYAAQPHVIHHTTVVQPNSIPSAIYPAPVAAPRTNGVAMGMVAGTTMAMSAGTLLTAPQHTAIGAHPVSMPTYRAQGTPAYSYVPPHW; this is translated from the exons GTTACCCCACAGCCTATCCAGCTGCGGCCCCTGCCTACAACCCCAGCCTGTACCCCACCAATAGCCCCAGTTATGCTCCAG AGTTTCAGTTCCTGCATTCAGCTTATG CAACTCTGCTGATGAAACAGGCCTGGCCACAGAACTCGTCTTCCTGTGGCACTGAAGGCACCTTCCACCTCCCAGTGGACACCGGGACCGAGAACCGAACTTACCAAGCATCCTCTGCGGCTTTCA GATATACTGCGGGGACACCATACAAGGTCCCACCGACCCAGAGTAATACTGCTCCGCCCCCCTACTCCCCTTCACCCAACCCCTACCAGACGGCCATGTATCCAATCAGAAGTGCCTACCCCCAGCAGAATCTGTATGCCCAG GGAGCTTACTATACACAGCCGGTGTATGCTGCCCAGCCCCATGTCATCCACCACACCACGGTCGTCCAGCCCAACAGCATTCCCTCTGCCATCTACCCGGCGCCTGTCGCCGCTCCCAGGACCAACGGCGTGGCCATGGGAATGGTGGCCGGCACCACCATGGCGATGTCAGCAG GTACCCTGCTGACTGCACCCCAGCACACCGCGATCGGGGCACACCCTGTCTCCATGCCAACATACAGGGCCCAAGGGACCCCTGCGTACAGCTATGTGCCCCCGCACTGGTAA
- the FAM168A gene encoding protein FAM168A isoform X2 yields MNPVYSPVQPGAPYGNPKNMAYTGYPTAYPAAAPAYNPSLYPTNSPSYAPATLLMKQAWPQNSSSCGTEGTFHLPVDTGTENRTYQASSAAFRYTAGTPYKVPPTQSNTAPPPYSPSPNPYQTAMYPIRSAYPQQNLYAQGAYYTQPVYAAQPHVIHHTTVVQPNSIPSAIYPAPVAAPRTNGVAMGMVAGTTMAMSAGTLLTAPQHTAIGAHPVSMPTYRAQGTPAYSYVPPHW; encoded by the exons GTTACCCCACAGCCTATCCAGCTGCGGCCCCTGCCTACAACCCCAGCCTGTACCCCACCAATAGCCCCAGTTATGCTCCAG CAACTCTGCTGATGAAACAGGCCTGGCCACAGAACTCGTCTTCCTGTGGCACTGAAGGCACCTTCCACCTCCCAGTGGACACCGGGACCGAGAACCGAACTTACCAAGCATCCTCTGCGGCTTTCA GATATACTGCGGGGACACCATACAAGGTCCCACCGACCCAGAGTAATACTGCTCCGCCCCCCTACTCCCCTTCACCCAACCCCTACCAGACGGCCATGTATCCAATCAGAAGTGCCTACCCCCAGCAGAATCTGTATGCCCAG GGAGCTTACTATACACAGCCGGTGTATGCTGCCCAGCCCCATGTCATCCACCACACCACGGTCGTCCAGCCCAACAGCATTCCCTCTGCCATCTACCCGGCGCCTGTCGCCGCTCCCAGGACCAACGGCGTGGCCATGGGAATGGTGGCCGGCACCACCATGGCGATGTCAGCAG GTACCCTGCTGACTGCACCCCAGCACACCGCGATCGGGGCACACCCTGTCTCCATGCCAACATACAGGGCCCAAGGGACCCCTGCGTACAGCTATGTGCCCCCGCACTGGTAA